The DNA window CATTTCTCACCTGATCGCCGTTATATTCTACATAGGCGAGTAAATCGGACATAGTAATACTTTGACTATAGATCAATTTTTCTTTGGTAAGCGAAGCCGATTCAATTCCATTGTTGCACCTATCGCCACCGGCTATTTCGCGTATTTTTTTCAGTGAATTTCCTTCCAGTTCAAATTCATAAAGGGAAGAAAACATTCCTGTTCCTCCTCCGCAATATAAAATATCGAGGAAATAGTTTCCTCCTTTATATCCAATTACACTGTAACGAAAAAATGGTTCGCGCATCAAAACTTCCTGGTCGGTATATACATATCCGGAACTGTCTTCATCAAACTGTATTTCACCCACCGAAAATTCCGATGTTAAATCGATTTCTTCCTGATCGCCATTCAATAGCATATCGACATACGCCGGATGAAACGGGAGATTATTATTGAACCATGAAATGTAATTTTCGCTTTCGTGCAATTCGAAGGGAAAAGATTTTTTACCTGTGGGATCGGTCCATGTTCCACTGAATGTAGTGCTGTCGCTCCAGCTTCCATTGAATTTACCTGTTTCGGTTACTCCATCGGTGAATTCAGTAAGCACAATTTTTCCATCTTCATGTGTATTTCCTTTGAGGGTAATCATTTCTCCAATGCTGGTATAGAAATATTGTCCAAGGACTTGTTCACCGCCGTTCCTTCTCAAATACATTTCTATGTTCAATTTCCCGTTGATTGTCCCCCGGTATTGCTTATGGAAATGGGAAGGTGGGTGGGAGCTTGGTGATTTCTCTTCAGATGTTTCAGTAGATGATTTATTTGTTTCTGTAGTGGAGCAGGAAATCAGTGAAAAGAATGCAAGAGTCAACAGGAAGATTCGCATAATCAGATTTTATTGAAAAATAATGATTTTAATAAAATCAAGGAATTCTAATTATGTAATAGATGTAAAATTTTTTAATGAAGTAATGTTGGAAATAGTAATAATCAAATGAACCTTGGTTTAATGATATAGGCGTTGATTACTTTTTCACCTCACTCTCGTTGTTCCAAAAATTCAGATCAGCCGTTTATTACTGAAAGTTTTTCCTGAGCCTGACTTAAAGTATTTTTCAAATTCATAAGCCTTGTACTTGTCGGAAAATGCGATATAGGTGATTAATTCTACCGGAAGTTTGGATGAAGTGTAGCTTACTTGTCCTGTTGAATGTCTTTCTTATCGTTGATTTAATTCAGAAGTGCATCCGGTATTTAAAGTGCCGTCATTGCATTTTAAGAAATAAACCAACCACGTGGAGATTTGTGATTGTTGATTTTGGAATGGTGATTAAATAGGTTGTTTTTGTTTTTTCAATTAGAAGCCCTCCTTCGCTTTACTTACTTTGTTCGTAAAGCTTCGGAGGGCGAAGGTGGAGGATGAGGATCTGATATCGAAACTCTTGGTGTGTAACTCGCTGTAATTGTACGTTTTATATTTTTGTGGGTTACTATTAATGATTTCTCCTCTGGCTATTGGTTGCTAAATCTTGTAAAGCTAGAAAACAGAGGAATATTACGCCGGTATCTTTTTTTGAGTTTGAACCATTATCCGCACTTAGTGTGTCCACAGCTTTTACATTTCAGACATCCTTCCTCATAAATCAAACCACTTTCATCACCGCATTCTGAGCATTTGCGTTCTGCTTTTGTGCCATCTGGGATGAATTTTTTCAATGCTCTTTCAACTCCTACTTTCCATGAGTTGATATTGTCAGAATCCAAATTGAGGTTTTCTACGATGTTTATTACGTGTGGTAAGGGCATGCCATGTCTGAGAACACCTGATAATAATTTTGCATAATTCCAATATTCCTTGCTAAAACAACGGGACAGACCTTCAATGGTAACTTTAAAGCCGTCTTTATCTTTGTATTGGAAGTCATATCGTTTTTTACCGTCTTCTGAAATGTTTTTGATAATATGTCCTCTCTCAATCCAATCAGGTATTTCAAATGCATCAATGGCTCTTCCTGTGAAGATTTCATATGGTTTTTGGTTAAGTAAACCAATAACCCCAATCCATTTTTCGTGATGATTGTTAAAACGAATCACCGATGCTTCAAGAGATTTTGGACGTTTTGGTGGCTTGCTTTCGAGGATATCAGATTGTTCTTTTGGTGTATCCGATATTAAAACGCCGCTTCGGGAACCATCTCTGTATACAGTAATTCCTTTTAGACCTTTTTTCCAAGACTGGACATAAATTCGACTTACATCTTCAAGAGTTGCCGTTGAGGGCAAATTAATGGTGGACGATATGGAGTGTGTGGTATACTTTTGTACAATTGCCTGAAGCTCTACTCTTTTCTCCCAATCGATTTCAGGGGCGGTAGATCCTGTATACGGAGATTTGGATTCGTCTTTTTCGCCTGTAATTTCCATCCAATTTTTCATTTTTGGATGGTATACAGTGAATTCTTGCCATGTGTCTCCGAGCTTATCAATGAAATCAATTCGTGCATCTTTATCCATTGCATTGACTTTTTTTCTCCGCTTATATGAGGTGAGAAATACAGGTTCAATACCTGAAGAGGTTTGAGCTAAAATTGATAGCGTTCCTGTTGGTGCAACAGTTGAAATAGAGATGTTTCTTCGTCCGTATTTCATCATGCGCTTGTACAATATGGGAAATTCATCTCTTAACATATCTACGAATTGCGATTGCTTTTCGTATTTGCTGTTGAAACCTGTAAATGCCCCTCGTTCAATTGCCATATCAATGGATGAATCGAATTCTGCCTCGCATTTGCACCTCATAATCTGTTCAATGGCATGAAGTGAATTATCGGAGTCAAATTTTATTCCAAGCGCAGCGATAGCATCAGCCAATCCTGTAAATCCGAGGCCAGTTCTCCTTCCATTTTTTCCATTCTCGTAAAGTAGTTTCCAGGTGTCAATTTCTACCTGTTTAATGGCTAGAGGTTCCGGGTCATTGTTGACTTTTTGTAAAATTCTTTCAATCGCTTCCAATTCAAGGTCAACCAAGTCATCCATAAGCCGTTGCGCTTCATAGGTGGTTTCATAAAGTTTCTCGAAATCAACTTTTGCCTTATTGGTGAATGGGTCTGAAATAAAATTATAGAAGTTAAGCGCGATCAATCGGCAACTGTCACCGCCCTGCATTCCTATTTCTGAACATGGATTGGTGGACACGTTTTTGTAGCCTGGATAAATACTGGATGTAGAATAAAAATGTTGTCTGTCCCAAAATATTACTCCTGGTTCAGCTGTTTGGTGGGCGCACTTAACAATTGTATTCCAAAGTTCTTTCGCATTTACTTCCTTCGAATAAATTGGCTCTGCCGAATCTATGGGCCACCTGAGTGTGTAATTCTTGTTTTTTTCAACCGCTTCCATGAATTCATCTGAAATTCGAACAGAAACATTTGCCCCGGTAATTTTGGAAAGATCCTGCTTAATGGTTACAAAGGCCTCAACATCCGGATGAGCAATGTCCATGGTGATCATTAAGGCTCCCCTTCTTCCATTTTGAGCAACTTCCCTTGTAGTATTGGAGAATCTTTCCATAAAGGATACTGCTCCAGTAGTGCTTCCTGCCGCATTACTTACCAGTGTGCCGGAAGGTCGTAATGTAG is part of the Flavobacteriales bacterium genome and encodes:
- a CDS encoding adenosylcobalamin-dependent ribonucleoside-diphosphate reductase translates to MENSTITTSKPELSREQKTYAKEHVLKASLHYFNGDELAAGTWLGKYAMKDNSGNYCELTPDDMHRRMAKEFGRIEEKYSAKNLLIKEGLSAYGARRNKLDEEKIYSLFKDFKYVIPQGSVMSSLGNPNMMASLSNCIVLPEIFDSYGGIFYTDQQMAQLFKRRCGVGIDLSTLRPSGTLVSNAAGSTTGAVSFMERFSNTTREVAQNGRRGALMITMDIAHPDVEAFVTIKQDLSKITGANVSVRISDEFMEAVEKNKNYTLRWPIDSAEPIYSKEVNAKELWNTIVKCAHQTAEPGVIFWDRQHFYSTSSIYPGYKNVSTNPCSEIGMQGGDSCRLIALNFYNFISDPFTNKAKVDFEKLYETTYEAQRLMDDLVDLELEAIERILQKVNNDPEPLAIKQVEIDTWKLLYENGKNGRRTGLGFTGLADAIAALGIKFDSDNSLHAIEQIMRCKCEAEFDSSIDMAIERGAFTGFNSKYEKQSQFVDMLRDEFPILYKRMMKYGRRNISISTVAPTGTLSILAQTSSGIEPVFLTSYKRRKKVNAMDKDARIDFIDKLGDTWQEFTVYHPKMKNWMEITGEKDESKSPYTGSTAPEIDWEKRVELQAIVQKYTTHSISSTINLPSTATLEDVSRIYVQSWKKGLKGITVYRDGSRSGVLISDTPKEQSDILESKPPKRPKSLEASVIRFNNHHEKWIGVIGLLNQKPYEIFTGRAIDAFEIPDWIERGHIIKNISEDGKKRYDFQYKDKDGFKVTIEGLSRCFSKEYWNYAKLLSGVLRHGMPLPHVINIVENLNLDSDNINSWKVGVERALKKFIPDGTKAERKCSECGDESGLIYEEGCLKCKSCGHTKCG